A genomic segment from Bradyrhizobium sp. ISRA430 encodes:
- a CDS encoding AraC family transcriptional regulator has protein sequence MPWSRVLSFSDPLDCQAAILAADVEILPTTKDDFEVEITQIGANRLWVQGLHASAPTVCTVACKPERRSIGFLTESNSSPLQHCGLDVSPGDIIVNRSDVVHRRSGHDFNYGSLSLPTDELNQAIEAIIGRELVEQSDPRIVHPHPQLMSRLLKRHWAIRQLAHHTPDVLQIPEVLRALENELIHVMVRCLADGIALEPTTGDRHHDAIVARFEEFLAANPDRPLYLTEICGAIGVAERTLRASCEEHLGMGPIRFLTLRRMHLARYALLRADPLKSTVTRIVADHGFWELGRFSVAYRALFGESPSETLRRPAERIAVHLNRPSSLAVTEPGFA, from the coding sequence GAGTTCTTTCCTTTTCAGATCCGTTGGATTGCCAGGCGGCGATCCTAGCTGCCGATGTCGAGATACTACCAACCACGAAAGATGATTTTGAAGTCGAGATCACGCAGATCGGCGCCAACCGGCTCTGGGTGCAAGGTCTTCACGCATCCGCGCCAACAGTCTGCACTGTCGCCTGCAAACCCGAGCGGCGGTCGATCGGTTTTCTGACCGAATCTAATTCGTCGCCGCTCCAGCACTGCGGGTTGGACGTCTCGCCCGGCGACATCATCGTCAACAGGTCCGACGTCGTCCATCGGCGATCAGGCCACGATTTCAACTACGGCTCGCTCTCTCTACCAACCGACGAGCTGAATCAAGCAATCGAAGCGATCATAGGCCGAGAGCTCGTAGAACAATCAGATCCGCGCATTGTTCATCCACATCCTCAATTGATGTCACGGCTTTTGAAGCGGCATTGGGCGATCAGACAGCTCGCCCATCACACTCCAGATGTACTCCAAATCCCGGAGGTGCTTCGCGCACTGGAGAATGAACTCATCCACGTCATGGTCCGATGTCTCGCCGACGGCATCGCCCTAGAACCCACAACGGGTGACCGCCACCACGATGCGATCGTCGCGCGTTTCGAAGAGTTCTTGGCGGCAAATCCCGACCGGCCGCTTTATCTCACCGAAATCTGCGGCGCGATAGGCGTCGCGGAGCGAACACTTCGCGCCTCCTGCGAAGAGCATCTGGGCATGGGGCCGATCCGTTTTCTCACCCTGCGCCGGATGCACCTCGCGCGTTACGCGTTGCTGCGGGCAGATCCGTTGAAGTCGACCGTCACGCGCATTGTCGCCGATCATGGATTTTGGGAGCTTGGCCGCTTTTCGGTCGCCTATCGCGCGCTGTTCGGTGAATCGCCATCCGAGACGTTGCGGCGCCCGGCGGAGAGGATTGCCGTCCACCTTAATCGGCCATCGTCGCTTGCGGTCACCGAACCTGGATTCGCCTGA
- a CDS encoding serine protease, giving the protein MRHFDDAEREARPDLIGVRGTGWFLSPTTIVTAEHVAAGMKLAKEEWKPLEIADGDGSQSIAARIQRLAGVQAEKLAVIELEHAASAARSVAIRRKPLVPDEQVMTLAYPAGSLHPVGGRFVRFGDDGKLAGMALLEFYEGENRLVIDHGASGAPVIDCDGRVAAVISNVLTQTIVWASRQIRISTAWGMPNVVSVPVQALDEFAQAN; this is encoded by the coding sequence ATGCGCCATTTCGACGACGCCGAGCGCGAAGCGCGTCCGGATCTCATCGGCGTGCGAGGCACCGGTTGGTTCCTGTCTCCAACGACGATCGTCACCGCCGAGCACGTGGCCGCGGGAATGAAGCTCGCGAAGGAGGAGTGGAAGCCGCTTGAGATCGCGGACGGAGATGGCAGCCAGTCCATTGCTGCTCGGATTCAGCGCCTGGCGGGAGTCCAGGCGGAAAAGCTCGCAGTCATCGAGCTCGAACATGCCGCTTCCGCCGCGCGGAGCGTCGCCATCCGGAGGAAGCCGCTCGTGCCGGACGAGCAGGTCATGACGCTGGCGTATCCGGCCGGCAGCCTACATCCCGTGGGAGGACGGTTCGTTCGTTTCGGGGATGACGGGAAGCTCGCCGGCATGGCACTCCTGGAATTCTATGAAGGCGAGAACCGCTTGGTCATCGACCATGGCGCTTCGGGGGCACCAGTGATCGATTGCGACGGCCGGGTCGCGGCAGTCATCAGCAACGTGCTCACGCAGACTATCGTATGGGCGTCCCGTCAAATACGGATCTCGACGGCGTGGGGAATGCCCAACGTCGTCTCCGTGCCGGTCCAAGCGCTGGATGAATTTGCCCAAGCCAACTAA